Proteins encoded by one window of Arachis ipaensis cultivar K30076 chromosome B04, Araip1.1, whole genome shotgun sequence:
- the LOC107636100 gene encoding wall-associated receptor kinase-like 10, whose product MTTMVMLRFLFHIIIIMHLLLASGKLDLQFLHDPIMAQPGCDLTCGDVEIPYPFGMKDPKCYAEEWFQIECKSNHTPYLKLINLEVTAIDVNISTVEVKNPVFHRKCHDGGRDSSLSRPKPTIEDPAGISLRGSPFVYSNKRNTFVAFGCNILGFLHSNRSVVAGCVSVCGPKEFTRLKKLVASGKKVNLGCHGKFCCVASIPSHLSEYEVTMEDIRNGSIAPGCDDYALIAKKWREELTWMVNQKESELKKNVSHYAHAVLEFEILNWINIEATNAECLKTNVTSSKMEHSGWRCKCRVGFHGNPYIAGGCVVIRDRWYHSEGTPTKELMVVYLLLCDKCIGLLSSLGSIILLLGLRWLYEVERKRIAKKSRESFFKKNGGVLLEKVLSSSEGSFDKFKLFSLKELEKATNHFNVNRILGNGGEGTVYKGMLLDGKIVAVKKFKVQGKIEQFINEFAILSQIDHRNVVKLLGCCLETEIPLLVYEFIPNGTLFQYLHDQDAYLPMTWEMRLKIAIEVAGALFYLHSAASKPIYHRDIKSTNILLDEKYNAKVADFGTSKMIAIEDTHLTTLVKGTFGYLDPEYFHTSQFTDKSDVYSFGVVLVELLTGQKPVSFVAPDEAQNLASYFILCMEEKRVFDIIDKRIMWEGRRKHINAVAKLAKRCLDLKGIKRPSMKEVSMQLYGIWELQRNSRA is encoded by the exons ATGACTACAATGGTTATGCTTCGATTTCTATTTCATATAATCATCATCATGCATCTATTATTGGCAAGTGGAAAATTGGATTTGCAATTTTTGCATGACCCAATCATGGCACAACCTGGGTGTGATTTAACGTGTGGAGATGTTGAGATCCCTTACCCATTTGGAATGAAGGATCCAAAATGCTATGCAGAGGAGTGGTTCCAAATAGAATGCAAGAGTAACCACACACCATACCTCAAGCTTATAAACCTTGAAGTGACAGCCATTGACGTTAACATTAGCACCGTTGAAGTCAAGAATCCAGTTTTCCATAGGAAGTGTCACGATGGAGGCAGAGATTCTTCTCTCTCTCGTCCCAAACCAACCATAGAAGATCCTGCAGGTATTTCTTTGAGAGGTAGCCCCTTTGTGTATTCCAACAAGCGCAACACATTCGTAGCTTTCGGTTGCAACATTCTTGGATTCTTGCACTCTAACCGTTCAGTAGTCGCCGGCTGCGTGTCAGTTTGCGGTCCAAAAGAGTTCACAAGACTCAAGAAATTGGTTGCCAGTGGAAAAAAGGTTAATCTTGGTTGCCATGGAAAGTTCTGTTGTGTTGCTTCAATACCAAGTCATCTATCAGAGTACGAGGTGACAATGGAAGATATAAGAAATGGAAGCATTGCTCCTGGGTGCGACGACTATGCGCTGATAGCAAAAAAATGGAGAGAGGAATTAACATGGATGGTGAATCAGAAAGAGAGTGAACTCAAGAAGAATGTGAGTCACTATGCACATGCTGTGCTGGAGTTTGAGATTCTGAATTGGATCAACATTGAAGCAACTAATGCAGAATGTCTTAAGACTAATGTGACGTCCTCAAAAATGGAGCACTCAGGTTGGAGATGCAAATGCAGAGTAGGATTCCATGGGAACCCATACATTGCTGGTGGCTGTGTAG TTATTCGAGACCGTTGGTACCATTCCGAAGGAACTCCCACAAAAGAGCTTATGGTTG tttatttattgttgtgTGACAAATGTATAGGACTTTTGTCAAGCCTCGGATCCATTATTTTATTGCTGGGTCTAAGGTGGCTCTATGAAGTTGAAAGGAAAAGAATAGCGAAAAAAAGCAGAGAAAGTTTCTTCAAAAAGAATGGTGGTGTGTTGTTAGAAAAGGTATTGTCTTCTAGTGAAGGTAGTTTTGATAAATTTAAACTTTTCAGCTTAAAGGAATTAGAGAAGGCCACAAACCACTTTAATGTGAACCGGATACTTGGAAATGGAGGTGAAGGTACTGTTTACAAGGGCATGCTACTAGATGGTAAAATTGTGGCTGTCAAGAAGTTTAAGGTCCAAGGAAAGATAGAACAATTCATCAATGAATTTGCTATTCTTTCGCAAATTGACCACAGAAATGTGGTTAAACTGTTGGGGTGTTGTTTGGAAACAGAGATTCCTCTGCTTGTTTATGAATTCATTCCCAATGGGACCCTTTTCCAATATTTGCATGACCAAGATGCATATCTACCAATGACATGGGAAATGCGTTTAAAGATTGCCATTGAAGTTGCAGGAGCTCTATTCTATTTACATTCAGCGGCTTCTAAGCCCATTTATCATAGAGATATTAAATCGACCAATATATTATTGGATGAAAAGTACAATGCAAAGGTGGCTGATTTTGGAACATCCAAAATGATTGCTATTGAAGACACACACCTCACCACATTAGTTAAAGGAACTTTCGGATACTTGGATCCTGAATATTTTCACACTAGTCAATTTACAGACAAGAGTGATGTTTATAGTTTCGGAGTAGTTCTTGTTGAACTTTTAACAGGGCAAAAGCCGGTTTCCTTTGTTGCCCCGGATGAGGCGCAAAATTTAGCATCATACTTTATTTTGTGCATGGAGGAAAAACGTGTGTTTGACATCATTGACAAAAGAATCATGTGGGAAGGAAGGAGAAAGCATATCAATGCAGTTGCCAAGCTTGCCAAAAGATGTTTAGACCTGAAAGGTATTAAGCGGCCTAGTATGAAGGAAGTCTCAATGCAATTATATGGTATCTGGGAGTTGCAAAGGAATTCTAGAGCATAA